ATGGCGTGCAGACATCTCCAGGAACCGGCCCGCCAGCAGGAAGCTGACGAACATCGTGAGTGAATCGAAATAGACCTCGTGGCCGAACGGCCCCTGTGGGTCGAAGGTGGCCCCGGAGCTGGCCACGAAGGTGACCAGCAGGCCCAGCGCCACCGGAATGTCCATGCCGATCCGACGCGCGCGCAGGCTGGCCCAGGCCCCCTTGAAAAAGGGGCCGGCCGAGAAGGCCATCACCGGGATGGACACCAACCAACTCGCCCAGTTCAGCAACTGCCTCAGGTCGGGTGCCAGCTCGCTGCCATGTGCCACGTAACTGGGCGTGGCGAACATCATGACCTGCATGGCACAGAAGCTGGCCACGAAGACGCGCCAGAGCGCCTGTCGGCGCTCCTTTCGGCGCAGTTCCCGGGCCGACGCCGCCGCATCGGGCACCGCGTCATAGCCAGCGCCCCGAATGGCGCGCACCATGACCGATGGCGATGTCTGGGCGGGGTTCCAGCGCACCATGGCCCGGCGAGAAGCCGAGTTAACGCTGGCCTCCTCCACCCCCGGCACGGCCGCCAAAGCCGATTCGATGATGCCGGCGCACGCCGCGCAGTACATTCCGCTCAACTGGAACGCGGATTCGGCATGACGCCTCCCGTCCGCCTCTTCCGTCCACCGGGTGAAGCGCTGCTGCTCGATCGGGTCATCCAGCACATCCAGATCGCTGGCGTGCATGGATTCCGAACGGGATGGGGCGACAACAGCGTTCATGGAGGCGGAGAAACGATGGACTGTCAGCCGCCCGGCGGGCAGCAGCGTTTCAGCATGTTAGGGCCAACGGATACATCAGAAATGACATTGATCAAGCGTAATCTCATCGCGTGGAGCGCCATGCTGGGCTTGCTGGGGGTTTTCCCCCATGGCGCTCAAGCCCAGGAGGCCCAGAACCTGCCCACCCTGACCTTGTCGGCCGGTATGTACAACATCGTGGCCCAGGTGGCGCAGACGCCGCAGCAGCGGGAAATCGGGCTGATGTTCCGCAAATCCATGGCGCCCCATGAGGGGATGCTGTTCGTCTTCGAGGAACCGGCCACCCAGTGCTTCTGGATGAAGAACACGCTGATCCCGCTGTCGGCAGCCTTCATCGCCAGCGACGGCACCATCGTGAACATCGAAGACATGGCCCCCCAGACAGAGAACTCGCATTGCTCACGCAAGCCGGTTCGCTTTGTGCTGGAGATGAACCAAGGCTGGTTCGCCAAGCGCGGCCTCAAGGCGGGCGCGCACCTGTCGGGCCCCGTGTTCGCGGGCAGCTGATTCCGCGGACGGCCAGGCCATGAAAAAAGGCCGGCAACAGCCGGCCTTGAACTGGGATGCCCAGGGGGCAATCAGCTGGCGAAGTTCGCTTCGGCGAACGACCAGTTCACCAGGTTGTTCAGGAAGGTCTCCACGAACTTCGGACGCAGATTGCGGTAATCGATGTAGTAGGCATGCTCCCACACGTCGATGGTCAGCAGGGGCTTGTCGCCGGTGGTCAGCGGGGTGCCGGCGGCGCCCATGTTCACGATGTCCACGGTGCCGTCGGCCTTCTTCACCAGCCAGGTCCAGCCCGAACCGAAGTTGCCCACGGCACTCTTGGTGAAGGCTTCCTTGAAGGCAGCGTAGGAGCCCCACTTGGCATTGATCGCCGCAGCCAGAGCACCCGAGGGCTCACCGCCACCGTTCTTCTTCAGGCAGTTCCAGAAGAAGGTGTGGTTCCAGATCTGGGCAGCGTTGTTGTAGACGGGGCCGGCCGACTTCTTGACCACGTCTTCCAGCGGCAGACCGGCGAACTCGGTGCCGCCGATCAGGTTGTTGAGGTTCACGACGTAGGCGTTGTGGTGCTTGCCGTAGTGATATTCCAGGGTTTCCCGGCTCATGTGAGGCGTCAGGTCATCCAGGCCGAACGGCAGCGGCGGCAGAGTGTGTTCCATGCAATTTCCTTTCGAGGATGGTTCAACAGGCGCGTGACCCGCCGAATCCGGGGTCAACAGAATCCGAATTCATTGTAGGCACGGCCGATCAACCCCGTGTACGCCTGGGAGGAAGCGGCGGAGCCGGCTGCAGCTCCACTGCGGTGATGCAGGCCTGGGCCGTGCCGTCCGCCCAGACGGCACGAACGCCCTCTCCGACCGCCAGGGACGCAGCTGACACGATCGGCCGCCCCTCTGCCCCTTCTATCCAGGCGTAGCCGCGCGAAAGCACGCCGCGGGGATCCACCAACTTCAGTCGGGCCTCCTGCAGACCGAGCTCGTGCGAGGCCTCCCGCAGCGTGCGCTCCACCAAGTGCTGCCAGCGCTGACGCCGGTCTGCGAACTGTCGCGCCAAACGCTGCGACTCCCCCTGCAAAGCACCCGACAAGCGCTGCTGCGCCAAACGCAGCCGATCTCCTTGGGACTGCAACGCCCGGCGCGGATCCCGCAGCCGCAGGCCCGCCAGATCCAGTCGCTGCGCAGCTTCGTCCAGGCGTTGGTGCACCCGCCGCATCATGGACTGCGCCCTCACCTCCAGCATCTGCAACAGTTCATCCCGGGCCGGCGAGACCAGTTCAGCCGCAGCCGTGGGGGTGGGGGCGCGCAGATCCGCCGCCCAGTCGGTCAGGGTGATATCGGTTTCATGCCCCACGCCGCTGACAACCGGGATGGGCGACTGCGCCACCGCCATGACCAGCTGCTCATCGTTGAATGCCCAGAGGTCTTCCAGGCTACCGCCGCCGCGGCACAGCAGGATCACCTCGACCTCTGCGCGTGCATTGGCCAGGGCCAGCGCCGCCCGCAGCGCTGCAGGCGCCTCCCCCCCCTGGACCAGCGAGGGATACAAGATCACCCGCACGTGGGGGGCCCTGCGCCTGAGGGTGGTCACCACGTCGTGCCAGACGGCGCCACTCGCCGACGTGATGACGCCGATCACCCGAGGATGGGGTGGCAGGGGGCGCTTGCGCGCCGGATCGAACCAGCCCGCCTGCTCCAGCCGCGCCTTCAGACGCAGGAACTCTTCGTACAGCCGGCCAGCGCCCACCGATTGAAGCGACTCCACCACCAGCTGCAGTTCACCACGCGGCTCATACAGCGACAGCCGCCCACGGACCTCGACCTGCTGCCCTTCCCGCGGAAGACTCTGCAGCAACCCGGCCTGCCTGCGGAACATCACGCAGCGCAGCGAAGCCCCGTGGCCCTCACCGTCCTTCAGCGAGAAATAGCAGTGTCCGCTGGTCGCGCGGGTGAAGCCGGACACCTCTCCGCGCACGGTGACCGATCCGAACCGGGCGGACAGGGCATCCGCCACGGCCAGCAGCAAGGCGGCCACCGTCCATGCCGCGGGACGCGCCACGGTGGCGCCTGAGTCATCCCAGGTTGACACCGCGTGCCTCCCGCAACCCATCCGGCAGGCAGATATCCACCCGGGCGACCTCGAACTGGCCCGCCCGCCCGCCCAGGCCCAACAAACGCGTTTTCGTCACAAGCACCTGATTTGAAAAGACTTTTGCCCGCCAACTTTTGGGGCAAACTAAGAAATCCCTTGAGATATCGGGGCCCGAGCCCTGATTCAGCTGGCTTACCCACAAAGTTATCCACAGGAACTGTGGATGCCGGCCCGCGGACACAAGCCGTCGCGCACAGGCCTCACGCCTGGCGCGAAGCGCTGCCGCTTCAGTCCATAATCGCGGCAACCGTTCGCAGGGCCATGCGCCAGAGGAATCTCGTTGCTGTCCATCTTACAAGCCGCAGGCTGGCCGATCTGGCCGCTGATGTTGTGTTCTGTCGGGGCGCTTGCCCTCATCCTGGAACGCCTGATGACCCTCCGGCGCAGCCGCGTCGCCCCCGAGGGCCTGGTCGATGAAGTGATCGCCGTGGCCAAGCAGGGCGCGCCGAACGCGGAGGTGCTCAAAAAGCTGTCCGACAACTCCGTCATGGGCAGCGTGTTGGCCGGTGGGCTGCGGGCCTGGGCGACCGACCCCCGCGCACCCGAGGCCTCGCTTCGCCAGGCCTTCGAGTCGGCCGGCCGTTCCGCAGCGCACCGCCTGGACCGCTATCTCAACGCCATCGCCACCATCGCCTCGGCCGCTCCGTTGCTGGGCTTGCTGGGCACGGTGATCGGCATGATCGAGATCTTCGGCTCCCAGGCCCCCGGCAGCGGCACCAACCCGACCCAGTTGGCGCACGGCATTTCGGTGGCGCTCTACAACACGGCGTTCGGCCTGATGGTGGCCATCCCCTCGCTGATGGCCCACCGCTACTTCCGCAGCCGGGTGAACGATTTCCTGCATGACATGGAGCAGGCCAGCGAGCGGCTGCTGCAGCAGTTGCTGCGACAGGGCTCCCGCTGAACCGCGTCCCCCAGACCATGAATTTCCGCGGATCCTCCTCCGATGAGCCCGAGATCAACCTGATCCCGTTCATCGATGTGCTGCTGGTGATCCTCATCTTCCTGATGCTGTCCACCACCTACGCCAAGTTCACCGAACTGCAGGTGAACCTGCCGTCGGCTGCGGCAGATCCGGTGAAGGATCGGCCCGCTCAGATCGTCGTGGCCGTGTCGGCCGACGGCCGCTATGCAGTCGACGGGCAGTCCGTGGACGGCCGCAATGTCGAAGCCTTGGCAGCCGCACTGCAAAAGGCCGAGAGCGGACAGGACCAGCCCTTCATCGTCATCTCCGCCGACGCCACGGCGGCCCACCAGTCCGTGATCAACGTGCTGGACGCCGCGCGCCGCGTGGGACTGAACCGCATCACCTTCGCCGCTCAGCTTCCCAGCCCAGGCAGCAACGCTCAGCCGTGAACGCCCTGTCGCCGCTGGCCCTCTGGCTGCAACGGCAGTGGTGGCGTTCTCGGCCCAGCTGGGGGGCGTGGCTGCTGTTGCCGCTGGCAGGCTTGTATCTCCTGATCTCCGGATGGCAACGCTGGCAGGGCCGGCGCTGGGCCCATCGGCAGCCGCCTCTGCGGGCCCCGGTGCTTGTGGTGGGCAACCTCATCGTGGGTGGTGCCGGCAAGACCCCCACCACCATGGCGCTGGTGCAAGCCCTGCGGCAGCGAGGCTGGCATCCGGGCGTGGTGTCCCGCGGCTATGGCCGCGAAGGCGATGATCTTCTCGAAGTAACGCCCTCCACGCCGGCCAGCCTGAGCGGCGACGAGCCGCTGCTGATTCGTCTGCGCACTGGCGTGCCACTCTGGGTGGGGCGTGACCGACATGCCGCAGCCCAGGCCCTGCTGTCGGCCCACCCGGAGGTGGACTTGCTGGTGGCCGACGACGGCCTGCAGCACACCCGGCTGCAGCGAACCGCCTGCGTGATCGTCTTCGATGGCCGCGGCGCGGGCAATGGCCTGCCCCTGCCTGCCGGCCCCTTGCGTCAACCCCTGCCCCGTCAGTGGCCGACAGCAGCACTGCCTCCCGGCGAGATCGTCTACAACGCCGACCACCCCAGCACGCGACTGCTCGGGCACTGCGCCAGACGACAACTGGCCGGGGCCGTGGCGCTGGACCTCTGGTGGCGCGGACAGCCGGCGGATCCGGCCTGCCTGCGCGCTCTGGCCGAGCGCTCCCAGCACGCGCCACTGCTGGCCTGCGCCGCCATTGCCGAACCGGAGCGCTTCTTCAGACAACTGGAACAAGCCGGCCTGTTCATTCACCGGCTGCCCCTCCCCGACCACGCCCGCCTGGATACCGCACCCTGGCCGATGGACGCGACCGACGTGCTCATCACCGAAAAGGATGCCGTCAAGCTTGCGCCGGAACAGCACCAGACCGGTCCCCGGCTGTGGGTGGTGGCGCTAGACTTCCAGCTTCCCGAAGAAGCCATCCTCTCGCTGGATCGCATGCTTCGACACGACTCCACTGTGCACCATGACCGCTGACCACCGACTCCTCGACATGCTGGTATGCCCACTCTGCAAAGGCCCTCTTCAGCTCCGACGCGATGAGCAACTGCGTCCCATGGAGCTGGTCTGCGCCGCCGACCGGCTGGCCTTCCCGGTGCGCGATGGCATTCCCATCATGCTGGAGGGTGAAGCCCGCGTGCTGGCCGCAGAGGAATCCTTGTGAGCTTCACCGTCCTCATCCCCGCCCGCATGGCCTCTTCCAGGCTGCCGGGCAAGCCGCTGGCGGACCTGGGTGGCAAGCCCATGGTGGTGCGGGTGGCCGAACGCGCTGCGCTGGCCGGCGCCACGCAGGTGGTGGTGGCCACCGATGTGCCCGAAATCTTGCAGGCTTGCGCCGACCATGGCGTGCGCGCCGTGATGACGCGGGCCGACCATCAAAGCGGCAGCGATCGACTGGCCGAGGCCTGCGTGACACTGGGGCTGAGCGAGGATGATATCGTCGTCAATGTGCAAGGCGACGAGCCCCTGATCGACCCGGCCCTGGTCCAGGCCTGCGCCGCGCTGCTGGAGCGCAGCAGCGACTGCGTGGCGGCCACCGCGGCGCACAGCATCGACTCCGTGGCTGATCTGCGCAACCCGAATGTGGTGAAGGTCGTCCTCGACAAGACGGCCCGGGCCCTTTACTTCAGCCGCGCCAGCATTCCTTGGTGGAGGGATGGCTCCGCTCCCGGAGAACCCCATCTCCCTCCGCAGCCCCCGGCCTTGCGACACATTGGTCTGTATGCGTACCGGGTCGGCTTCCTGAAACGCTTCCCCATGCTGGAGCCTGCCCCGCTCGAACACACCGAAGCGCTGGAGCAACTTCGCATCCTGTGGCACGGCGGCAGGATCGCCGTCTATGTCACCGACACCCCGCCACCCGCGGGCGTGGACACGCCGGAAGACCTTCTGCGCGTACAGCAACACTACATCGGGTAAGCCCGCAGAACTCGCCTCCGGCCGCGTCAGGTCCGTGCAGGTGAGCCCATGCTATCCTGCCCTCGAACAGGGTCAGGCACCTGTCTGGGGCCTGACTGAGCCCGTTGCGGCAAAAAGAATTCACCATCACGAGGCATTTCCATGCGATTGATTCTTCTGGGCGCGCCAGGCGCCGGCAAAGGAACCCAGGCAGCGTTCATCTGCCAGAAATTCGGCATTCCCCAGATCTCCACCGGCGACATGCTGCGCGCTGCCGTGAAGGCCGGCACCGAGCTGGGTCTGGCCGCCAAGAAGGTGATGGACGCGGGTGGCTTGGTCAGCGACGACATCATCATCGGCCTGGTCAAGGAGCGCATCGCCCAACCGGACTGCGCCAAGGGCTTCCTGTTCGACGGCTTCCCTCGCACCATTCCCCAGGCCGAAGCCATGAAGGTGGCGGGCGTCAAGCTGGACTATGTGTTGGAGATCGATGTGCCGGACGAGGCCATCATCGAGCGCATGAGCGGCCGCCGGGTGCATGTGGCCTCCGGCCGCACCTACCACGTCAAGTTCAACCCGCCCAAAGTGGCAGGCAAGGACGATGTGACCGGCGAAGATCTGGTGCAGCGCCCCGATGACGAGGAAGCCACCGTGCGCAAGCGTCTGGAGGTCTACCACTCCCAGACCAAGCCGCTGGTGGGCTACTACAGCGACTGGGCTGCGACGGGTGACGCTGCCGCGCCGGCCTACCGCAAGATCTCGGGCATGGGCTCGGTAGATGACATCACGTCGCGGGCAATGGTGGCACTGCAATAAAGTCAATCAATCGGCTGAAAACAAGCCCACCCATCGGTGGGCTTTTTAATTTCTCTTCGACCGAATAAAAAAACCGCAGCCGAAGCTGCGGTTTTCACACTCAGAAGAGAACTCTCGATCAGAAGTCGTATTGAGCCGACAAGCGGATCGTACGCGGGGTCGAGTAACTGATCACGCGACCGTAGGTGGGGTTGTTG
This sequence is a window from Ideonella dechloratans. Protein-coding genes within it:
- a CDS encoding DUF192 domain-containing protein — its product is MTLIKRNLIAWSAMLGLLGVFPHGAQAQEAQNLPTLTLSAGMYNIVAQVAQTPQQREIGLMFRKSMAPHEGMLFVFEEPATQCFWMKNTLIPLSAAFIASDGTIVNIEDMAPQTENSHCSRKPVRFVLEMNQGWFAKRGLKAGAHLSGPVFAGS
- a CDS encoding superoxide dismutase; the encoded protein is MEHTLPPLPFGLDDLTPHMSRETLEYHYGKHHNAYVVNLNNLIGGTEFAGLPLEDVVKKSAGPVYNNAAQIWNHTFFWNCLKKNGGGEPSGALAAAINAKWGSYAAFKEAFTKSAVGNFGSGWTWLVKKADGTVDIVNMGAAGTPLTTGDKPLLTIDVWEHAYYIDYRNLRPKFVETFLNNLVNWSFAEANFAS
- the xseA gene encoding exodeoxyribonuclease VII large subunit; the encoded protein is MGCGRHAVSTWDDSGATVARPAAWTVAALLLAVADALSARFGSVTVRGEVSGFTRATSGHCYFSLKDGEGHGASLRCVMFRRQAGLLQSLPREGQQVEVRGRLSLYEPRGELQLVVESLQSVGAGRLYEEFLRLKARLEQAGWFDPARKRPLPPHPRVIGVITSASGAVWHDVVTTLRRRAPHVRVILYPSLVQGGEAPAALRAALALANARAEVEVILLCRGGGSLEDLWAFNDEQLVMAVAQSPIPVVSGVGHETDITLTDWAADLRAPTPTAAAELVSPARDELLQMLEVRAQSMMRRVHQRLDEAAQRLDLAGLRLRDPRRALQSQGDRLRLAQQRLSGALQGESQRLARQFADRRQRWQHLVERTLREASHELGLQEARLKLVDPRGVLSRGYAWIEGAEGRPIVSAASLAVGEGVRAVWADGTAQACITAVELQPAPPLPPRRTRG
- a CDS encoding MotA/TolQ/ExbB proton channel family protein, which translates into the protein MLSILQAAGWPIWPLMLCSVGALALILERLMTLRRSRVAPEGLVDEVIAVAKQGAPNAEVLKKLSDNSVMGSVLAGGLRAWATDPRAPEASLRQAFESAGRSAAHRLDRYLNAIATIASAAPLLGLLGTVIGMIEIFGSQAPGSGTNPTQLAHGISVALYNTAFGLMVAIPSLMAHRYFRSRVNDFLHDMEQASERLLQQLLRQGSR
- a CDS encoding ExbD/TolR family protein, whose translation is MNFRGSSSDEPEINLIPFIDVLLVILIFLMLSTTYAKFTELQVNLPSAAADPVKDRPAQIVVAVSADGRYAVDGQSVDGRNVEALAAALQKAESGQDQPFIVISADATAAHQSVINVLDAARRVGLNRITFAAQLPSPGSNAQP
- the lpxK gene encoding tetraacyldisaccharide 4'-kinase, translated to MNALSPLALWLQRQWWRSRPSWGAWLLLPLAGLYLLISGWQRWQGRRWAHRQPPLRAPVLVVGNLIVGGAGKTPTTMALVQALRQRGWHPGVVSRGYGREGDDLLEVTPSTPASLSGDEPLLIRLRTGVPLWVGRDRHAAAQALLSAHPEVDLLVADDGLQHTRLQRTACVIVFDGRGAGNGLPLPAGPLRQPLPRQWPTAALPPGEIVYNADHPSTRLLGHCARRQLAGAVALDLWWRGQPADPACLRALAERSQHAPLLACAAIAEPERFFRQLEQAGLFIHRLPLPDHARLDTAPWPMDATDVLITEKDAVKLAPEQHQTGPRLWVVALDFQLPEEAILSLDRMLRHDSTVHHDR
- a CDS encoding Trm112 family protein yields the protein MTADHRLLDMLVCPLCKGPLQLRRDEQLRPMELVCAADRLAFPVRDGIPIMLEGEARVLAAEESL
- the kdsB gene encoding 3-deoxy-manno-octulosonate cytidylyltransferase; its protein translation is MSFTVLIPARMASSRLPGKPLADLGGKPMVVRVAERAALAGATQVVVATDVPEILQACADHGVRAVMTRADHQSGSDRLAEACVTLGLSEDDIVVNVQGDEPLIDPALVQACAALLERSSDCVAATAAHSIDSVADLRNPNVVKVVLDKTARALYFSRASIPWWRDGSAPGEPHLPPQPPALRHIGLYAYRVGFLKRFPMLEPAPLEHTEALEQLRILWHGGRIAVYVTDTPPPAGVDTPEDLLRVQQHYIG
- the adk gene encoding adenylate kinase → MRLILLGAPGAGKGTQAAFICQKFGIPQISTGDMLRAAVKAGTELGLAAKKVMDAGGLVSDDIIIGLVKERIAQPDCAKGFLFDGFPRTIPQAEAMKVAGVKLDYVLEIDVPDEAIIERMSGRRVHVASGRTYHVKFNPPKVAGKDDVTGEDLVQRPDDEEATVRKRLEVYHSQTKPLVGYYSDWAATGDAAAPAYRKISGMGSVDDITSRAMVALQ